In one window of Armatimonadota bacterium DNA:
- a CDS encoding sulfatase, whose translation MIAAVALAFAACGYFAFRQRPAPERFVLIVLDSLRADRLGCYGNGGHLTPALDALAAQGVRFDDCWSVASWTIESNCGLFTGRYPSQTRAGDGMHLRSDAFTLAEAFRVAGYATAAFSSHKWISPDYGFGRGFNTFRVAHMDDDRIADACIRWIKKHRRDSYFVLLYFWAPHFPYKPEPANIPAALRARLAPLPEFTRNGYIVVSGENRLLTIVPKATGKPDEASLAEIAALRDLYELYVRDVDARVGRVLRSLNGDDRCVVAVTADHGEEFLDHGFLWHQMTLYRELLHVPLLIRGPGLARAVVETPVSNLDITPTFLSLAGLAAPRDLVGRPLLPASGIEQRLVFSEMDQIRGSHALRYGVRSGDTAVIYSLSGCPPEKPIPPGGRWEVYDLKRDPTEQHPGADPPGDLGAALSAHTRDALAARAVATKDRTATPEARNEMMRQFRALGYLAPN comes from the coding sequence ATGATCGCAGCAGTCGCGCTGGCCTTCGCGGCCTGCGGCTACTTCGCCTTCCGGCAGCGCCCCGCCCCTGAGCGGTTCGTTCTTATCGTTCTCGATTCCCTGCGCGCCGACCGCCTCGGGTGCTACGGCAATGGCGGGCATCTCACGCCGGCCCTGGACGCGCTCGCGGCGCAAGGCGTGCGTTTCGATGATTGCTGGTCGGTCGCATCGTGGACGATCGAATCGAACTGCGGACTGTTCACCGGTCGCTATCCCTCACAGACGCGGGCCGGCGACGGCATGCACCTACGCAGCGATGCGTTTACGCTCGCCGAGGCGTTTCGCGTCGCCGGGTATGCCACCGCCGCCTTCTCTTCCCACAAGTGGATCTCGCCCGACTACGGCTTCGGCCGTGGGTTCAACACGTTTCGCGTCGCCCACATGGACGATGACCGGATCGCCGACGCCTGCATCAGGTGGATCAAGAAGCACCGGCGAGACAGCTACTTCGTCTTGCTCTACTTCTGGGCCCCTCACTTTCCGTACAAGCCCGAGCCCGCGAATATTCCCGCTGCGCTCCGCGCCAGGCTCGCGCCGCTGCCCGAGTTTACCCGGAACGGCTATATCGTGGTCTCCGGCGAAAACCGGCTCCTGACCATCGTGCCCAAGGCCACGGGCAAGCCTGATGAAGCGTCGCTCGCGGAGATCGCCGCCCTTCGCGACCTCTATGAGCTCTACGTGCGCGATGTCGATGCCCGCGTTGGACGCGTCCTACGCTCCCTCAACGGCGATGACCGCTGTGTCGTCGCGGTCACTGCCGACCATGGCGAGGAATTCCTCGACCACGGCTTCCTCTGGCACCAGATGACTCTGTACCGGGAATTGCTGCACGTGCCCCTTCTGATCCGGGGGCCTGGGCTCGCGCGCGCCGTGGTCGAGACGCCGGTGAGCAATCTCGACATCACGCCGACCTTCCTCTCACTGGCGGGCTTGGCGGCTCCCCGCGATCTCGTCGGCCGGCCGCTGCTCCCCGCCTCGGGCATCGAGCAGCGCTTGGTGTTCAGCGAAATGGACCAGATCCGGGGGTCACATGCCCTCCGTTACGGGGTGCGCTCCGGCGACACCGCCGTCATCTATTCCCTCTCCGGGTGCCCGCCCGAGAAGCCGATTCCGCCGGGAGGACGGTGGGAGGTCTACGACCTCAAGCGCGATCCGACAGAGCAGCATCCTGGCGCCGATCCGCCAGGCGACCTCGGTGCCGCACTCTCCGCACATACCCGTGACGCGTTGGCCGCGCGCGCGGTTGCCACGAAGGATAGGACTGCGACGCCGGAGGCCCGCAACGAGATGATGCGTCAGTTCCGCGCCCTGGGCTACTTGGCACCCAACTAG